In Dysgonomonadaceae bacterium zrk40, one genomic interval encodes:
- a CDS encoding pyridoxal phosphate-dependent aminotransferase family protein, producing MNLLKEKMMKYDAPQRAKAAGIYPYFRAIESDQDTEVVINGKKVLMFGSNAYLGLTNHPRVKEAAIAATKKYGTGMAGSRFLNGTLDIHLELERKLANFMHKEEAIVFSTGFTVNEGVLGCLTGRDDYIIWDERDHASIIEGLRTSFSTKYKFRHNDMVSLEKQLKRCDPRKVKLIVVDGVFSMEGDLANLPEIVKLAKKYKANIMVDEAHGLGVMGKRYNGRGACDHFGLLDDVDLVMGTFSKSLASIGGFVAGDYPVINYLRHNSRTNIFSASITPAATAAASAALDILKAEPERVKRLWELTDYAINQFRDRGFELGPTSTPILPLYVRDNDKTFLITKLLFEEGIFVNPVVPPAVAPNDTLIRYSLMATHTFEQVDRSIECITDIFRKTGVL from the coding sequence ATGAATCTTTTAAAGGAAAAAATGATGAAATATGATGCCCCGCAGCGCGCAAAGGCTGCCGGCATCTACCCCTACTTCCGGGCCATTGAGAGCGATCAGGATACAGAGGTGGTCATCAACGGAAAGAAAGTGCTGATGTTCGGTTCCAATGCTTACCTGGGACTGACCAATCACCCCAGGGTGAAGGAGGCTGCCATCGCTGCCACCAAAAAGTATGGTACCGGCATGGCCGGCTCACGTTTCCTAAACGGTACCCTCGACATACACCTGGAGCTGGAACGCAAGCTGGCCAACTTCATGCACAAGGAGGAGGCGATTGTCTTCTCTACCGGTTTCACCGTCAACGAGGGTGTGTTGGGCTGTCTCACCGGCCGCGACGATTACATCATCTGGGATGAACGGGACCATGCCTCCATCATCGAAGGATTGCGCACCTCTTTCTCCACCAAGTACAAGTTCCGCCACAACGACATGGTCTCACTCGAGAAGCAGTTGAAACGATGCGACCCGCGCAAGGTGAAGCTGATCGTCGTGGATGGTGTCTTCAGCATGGAGGGCGACCTGGCCAACCTGCCGGAGATCGTCAAGCTGGCAAAGAAGTACAAGGCCAACATCATGGTGGATGAGGCGCATGGTCTCGGAGTGATGGGCAAGCGCTACAATGGTCGCGGTGCTTGCGACCATTTCGGCCTGCTGGACGATGTGGACCTTGTGATGGGCACCTTCAGCAAGTCGCTTGCCTCCATCGGTGGTTTCGTGGCGGGCGACTATCCGGTAATCAACTACCTGCGCCACAACTCCCGCACCAATATCTTCAGTGCCAGCATCACGCCGGCAGCGACCGCTGCCGCCTCGGCCGCGCTTGACATCCTGAAGGCGGAGCCGGAACGGGTGAAACGCCTCTGGGAGTTAACCGACTACGCCATCAACCAGTTCCGTGACCGGGGATTTGAACTGGGTCCCACTTCCACACCCATCCTGCCGCTCTACGTGCGCGACAACGACAAGACCTTCCTGATCACCAAACTGCTCTTCGAGGAGGGCATCTTCGTTAACCCGGTGGTGCCCCCAGCCGTGGCTCCCAACGACACGCTGATCCGTTACTCGCTCATGGCGACCCACACCTTTGAACAGGTAGACCGTTCCATTGAATGCATCACTGACATCTTCAGAAAAACAGGCGTGCTCTGA
- a CDS encoding ferritin yields the protein MVSKELETAINKQINAEFWSAYLYLSMSAHFANKGLPGFANWFNVQFREEQDHALKLMNYLISKGNRVELTPIEKVDTEWNSVLHAFEDTLEHEKVVTSLINNLVSLSRKENDYATENMLQWFVSEQVEEEETAQGMIDSLKLIGDNGFGLYTMDKELAQRSYTPLATAQA from the coding sequence ATGGTAAGCAAAGAACTTGAAACAGCTATCAACAAACAGATTAACGCCGAATTCTGGTCGGCCTATCTCTATCTCTCCATGTCGGCCCATTTCGCGAACAAGGGATTGCCCGGCTTCGCAAACTGGTTCAACGTACAGTTCCGTGAGGAGCAAGATCATGCCCTCAAGCTGATGAACTACCTCATCTCAAAGGGCAACAGGGTGGAGCTGACACCCATCGAAAAGGTTGACACCGAATGGAACTCCGTGCTGCATGCCTTTGAAGATACGCTAGAACATGAAAAGGTGGTCACCTCACTGATCAACAATCTGGTATCACTATCCCGCAAGGAGAACGATTATGCCACTGAGAACATGCTGCAGTGGTTCGTGAGCGAGCAGGTGGAGGAAGAGGAGACTGCACAGGGAATGATCGATAGCCTCAAACTGATCGGCGACAACGGCTTCGGCCTCTACACCATGGACAAGGAGCTGGCACAGAGGAGTTACACACCGCTGGCCACAGCACAGGCATGA
- a CDS encoding TraB/GumN family protein — MNLKKNFSTLVVLLLLLSCSTKINGNDNTLLWKVSGNGLENASWIFGTHHLVPLTFLDSIPGIQEAFDKSEQTVGELDMGNMMQMQMEIMGRAMMPQETTYESLMSDADRAKLDSTLTDLMGVGLDQFGRLRPAMLQNLISVTLYQQYYPTLSDGVGLDQYFQEEALKQNRTVVGLENTDDQIHVLLEMQPLERQAELLACMVNHPELLKEQMDKLQQAYHAQDLEALWALYTEEDPADPCPSTEEEKYALNGARNEKWLEKLPAIMADKSSFIAVGCLHLPGEEGLIEGLRKLGYKVEPVH, encoded by the coding sequence ATGAATCTGAAAAAAAACTTCAGCACCCTGGTGGTGCTTTTGCTGCTTTTATCCTGCAGCACCAAGATCAACGGCAACGACAACACACTTCTCTGGAAAGTATCGGGCAACGGACTTGAAAATGCATCCTGGATATTCGGGACCCACCACCTGGTACCGCTCACCTTCCTCGACAGTATCCCGGGTATTCAAGAGGCGTTCGACAAGAGCGAGCAGACAGTGGGTGAGCTCGACATGGGCAACATGATGCAGATGCAGATGGAGATCATGGGCAGGGCGATGATGCCTCAGGAAACAACCTACGAGTCGCTGATGAGTGACGCTGACCGGGCAAAACTGGACAGTACCCTCACCGACCTGATGGGTGTCGGTCTCGACCAGTTCGGGAGACTCCGTCCGGCGATGCTGCAGAACCTGATCTCGGTGACACTCTACCAACAATACTACCCCACCCTGAGCGACGGCGTGGGTCTCGACCAGTACTTCCAGGAGGAGGCGCTGAAACAGAATCGCACGGTTGTGGGGCTTGAGAACACCGACGACCAGATTCACGTGCTTCTGGAGATGCAACCACTGGAGCGGCAGGCGGAACTGCTTGCCTGCATGGTCAACCACCCGGAATTGCTGAAGGAGCAGATGGACAAGTTGCAGCAGGCTTATCACGCGCAGGACCTGGAGGCGCTCTGGGCACTCTACACGGAAGAGGACCCGGCAGATCCCTGTCCCTCCACAGAGGAGGAGAAATATGCGCTGAACGGTGCCCGCAACGAGAAATGGCTGGAAAAGCTCCCGGCGATCATGGCTGATAAATCCTCTTTCATTGCCGTGGGGTGTCTACACCTCCCGGGCGAAGAGGGGCTGATTGAGGGATTAAGGAAGCTGGGCTACAAGGTGGAACCGGTGCACTAA
- the rlmD gene encoding 23S rRNA (uracil(1939)-C(5))-methyltransferase RlmD — translation MARKRKELPLLEGVTITGVAAEGKAMAKVDGMALFVPFAAPGDVADIQITRKKSSFAEGRVVRFQQLSSLRSEPFCQHFGVCGGCKWQHLPYEEQLRHKQQQVEDSLIRIGKVELPEITPILGAPQTTFYRNKMEYTFSDKRWLTNEEVRSGQEFGQMNALGFHIPGMYDKVLDIEKCWLQDDLANRIRNSVRSYCLEHGYSFFDLRNQAGLMRTLLIRNSSIGEWMVIVVFYEDDREKIEGPMGYLANEFPQINSLLYIINSKANDTITDQEVLVWKGRDYIIEEMGGLQFRIGPKSFYQTNSEQAHHLYEVARSFAQLTGEERVYDLYTGTGTIANFVARNAKEVIGIEYVEEAIADAQINAQINGIGNARFYAGDMKNVLTAEFIAEQGRPDVVITDPPRAGMHDDVVQAILLAAPQRIVYVSCNPATQARDLNLLEAAYRVTRVQPVDMFPHTHHVENVVLLEKRF, via the coding sequence ATGGCAAGAAAGAGAAAAGAGCTACCGCTGCTGGAGGGGGTAACGATTACCGGCGTGGCAGCCGAAGGAAAGGCGATGGCGAAGGTTGATGGCATGGCGCTGTTCGTGCCCTTTGCAGCACCGGGCGACGTGGCGGATATTCAGATCACCCGCAAGAAGAGCAGCTTCGCTGAGGGGCGCGTGGTGCGGTTTCAGCAACTCTCATCCCTACGGAGCGAGCCTTTCTGTCAGCACTTTGGTGTCTGCGGTGGCTGCAAGTGGCAGCACCTCCCCTACGAAGAACAGCTGCGGCACAAGCAGCAGCAAGTGGAGGACAGCCTTATCCGCATCGGCAAGGTGGAGCTGCCGGAGATCACCCCCATCCTGGGAGCACCGCAAACCACCTTCTACCGCAACAAGATGGAATACACTTTCTCCGACAAGCGGTGGCTCACCAACGAGGAGGTGCGCTCCGGTCAGGAGTTCGGGCAGATGAACGCCCTCGGCTTCCACATCCCCGGCATGTACGACAAGGTGCTCGACATCGAAAAGTGCTGGCTGCAGGACGACCTTGCCAACCGAATTCGCAACAGCGTTCGCAGCTACTGCCTGGAACATGGCTACAGCTTCTTCGACCTGCGCAACCAGGCAGGGCTGATGCGTACGCTGCTCATCCGCAACAGCTCCATTGGCGAGTGGATGGTGATCGTAGTCTTTTACGAAGATGACCGGGAGAAGATAGAGGGGCCGATGGGCTATCTTGCCAACGAATTTCCGCAGATCAACTCGCTGCTTTACATCATCAACAGCAAGGCAAACGACACCATCACCGACCAGGAGGTGCTGGTCTGGAAGGGACGTGACTATATCATCGAGGAAATGGGGGGCTTGCAGTTCCGCATCGGTCCCAAGTCGTTCTACCAAACCAACAGCGAACAGGCGCACCATCTCTACGAGGTGGCGCGCAGCTTCGCACAGCTAACCGGTGAGGAGCGGGTCTACGACCTCTACACCGGCACCGGCACCATCGCCAACTTCGTGGCGCGGAATGCAAAAGAGGTGATTGGAATCGAATATGTGGAAGAGGCGATCGCCGATGCGCAGATCAACGCGCAGATCAATGGCATCGGGAATGCGCGTTTCTATGCGGGAGACATGAAGAACGTGCTCACTGCCGAATTCATTGCTGAGCAGGGCCGTCCCGACGTGGTGATCACAGACCCGCCTCGCGCGGGGATGCACGACGACGTGGTACAAGCGATCCTGCTGGCGGCACCGCAGCGAATCGTCTATGTGAGCTGTAATCCTGCCACACAGGCACGCGACCTCAACCTGCTCGAAGCAGCCTATCGGGTGACACGTGTGCAGCCGGTCGACATGTTCCCCCACACCCACCACGTGGAGAATGTGGTGTTGCTGGAGAAGAGGTTTTAG
- a CDS encoding DUF4982 domain-containing protein, which produces MKKSILVCIALMAGLTLSWGQNRTEVTLEEGWKFTREDDSRAAEATYDDSDWQSVRVPHDWAIYGPFDKENDIHRMAIVQDGQSTAIEHYGRTGGLPFTGVGWYRNRFTLPDYTAGKRVTIQFDGAMSNARVYVNGKEAGFWPNGYNSFYFDITDLVHVDGKANSLAVRLENFDEQSRWYPGAGLYRNVHLITTNETHIPQWGTYVTTPEVNNDFARVKVRTKVHRGEGFTDKHYLRLKSSVVDPSGKVVAETEDEFTRFDGDELEQTLIVEDPQLWDVLQPNLYTVQSVLYKGERSESTDGSTTRTTEMSYSVDSYSTPFGIRTIEIRPDDGFYLNGRKIKFQGACMHHDLGPLGGAVNEAAIRRQIRIMQEMGVNAIRTSHNMPAPEYVRIADEMGMMLMVETFDEWAIPKVRNGYNRYFKEWAEKDVTNVLHHYRNNPSVVMWCIGNEVEEQSNPQGAKIARFLQDICHREDPTRPVTNGMDRVDHVFSNHMAAILDVPGFNYRSFRYREAYDKLPQQIVLGSETTSALSSRGVYKFTVERKAMAMYDDHQASSYDLEHASWSNLPEDDFIQHEDLPYTIGEFIWTGFDYLGEPTPYYSNWPSHSSLFGAVDLAGIPKDRFYLYRSHWNKEAETLHILPHWNWEGREGEVTPIFVYTNHPSAELFINGKSQGVRTKDLSIPLEGSYSKEAQQSLERQKRYRLMWMDTKYEPGTVKVVAYDAEGNVAATKEMHTAGKAHRLVLEADRTEITADGKDLSFITVSVVDRQGNPCPNINELVSFSVKGAGSYRAAANGDPTSLDLFHLSQMHLFNGKLVAIVESSRQPGKLTFEAKAKGLRKASIDIRTR; this is translated from the coding sequence ATGAAGAAATCGATATTGGTTTGCATCGCCCTGATGGCCGGGCTCACGCTTTCATGGGGGCAGAACAGGACAGAAGTCACCCTGGAAGAGGGATGGAAGTTCACCCGCGAGGATGATTCCCGTGCAGCGGAAGCGACGTACGACGATAGCGACTGGCAGTCGGTCCGCGTGCCTCACGACTGGGCCATCTACGGTCCTTTCGACAAGGAGAACGACATCCACCGCATGGCCATCGTGCAGGACGGACAGAGCACCGCCATCGAGCATTACGGTCGTACCGGCGGGCTCCCCTTCACCGGGGTGGGATGGTACCGCAACCGCTTCACACTGCCGGATTACACTGCCGGCAAGCGGGTCACCATTCAATTCGACGGGGCCATGAGCAATGCCCGTGTCTATGTGAACGGCAAAGAGGCGGGCTTCTGGCCCAACGGTTATAACAGCTTTTATTTCGATATCACCGATCTGGTGCATGTTGATGGGAAAGCGAACAGCCTGGCGGTACGCCTCGAGAATTTCGATGAGCAGTCGCGCTGGTACCCCGGTGCAGGCCTCTATCGCAACGTACACCTGATCACCACCAACGAAACGCATATCCCTCAGTGGGGTACCTATGTGACCACACCCGAGGTGAATAATGATTTTGCCCGTGTGAAGGTGCGGACCAAAGTGCATCGTGGAGAAGGATTCACCGACAAGCACTATCTCAGGCTGAAGAGCTCTGTCGTCGACCCCTCCGGAAAGGTGGTGGCCGAGACGGAAGATGAGTTCACCCGCTTCGACGGCGATGAACTGGAACAGACGCTGATCGTGGAGGATCCACAACTGTGGGATGTGCTGCAGCCCAATCTCTATACTGTACAGTCGGTACTCTACAAGGGAGAGAGAAGCGAATCCACTGATGGGAGTACAACCAGGACGACTGAGATGAGTTACTCCGTCGACAGCTACAGTACCCCCTTCGGCATCCGTACCATTGAGATCCGCCCCGACGACGGCTTCTACCTCAACGGTAGGAAGATCAAGTTTCAAGGCGCCTGCATGCACCATGACCTGGGACCGCTGGGGGGTGCCGTGAATGAGGCAGCCATCCGCCGCCAGATTCGCATCATGCAGGAGATGGGCGTCAATGCCATCCGCACCTCGCACAACATGCCGGCACCCGAGTATGTCCGCATTGCCGACGAGATGGGGATGATGCTGATGGTGGAGACCTTCGACGAGTGGGCCATCCCCAAGGTGCGCAACGGTTACAACCGCTATTTCAAAGAGTGGGCGGAGAAGGATGTCACCAACGTGCTGCACCACTACCGTAACAACCCCAGCGTGGTGATGTGGTGCATCGGCAACGAGGTGGAAGAGCAGAGCAACCCGCAAGGAGCCAAAATAGCCCGCTTCCTGCAGGATATCTGCCACCGTGAAGATCCCACCCGTCCCGTCACCAACGGCATGGATCGTGTCGATCATGTCTTCTCCAACCATATGGCAGCCATCCTGGATGTGCCCGGCTTCAACTACCGTTCCTTCCGCTACCGGGAGGCATACGATAAACTACCGCAGCAGATTGTGCTGGGGAGTGAAACCACTTCTGCTCTCAGTTCGCGCGGTGTCTACAAGTTCACCGTGGAGCGGAAGGCGATGGCGATGTACGACGACCACCAGGCCTCCTCCTATGATCTGGAGCATGCCAGCTGGTCGAACTTGCCGGAAGATGATTTCATCCAGCACGAGGATTTGCCATACACCATCGGCGAGTTCATCTGGACCGGGTTCGACTACCTGGGTGAACCCACCCCCTACTACAGCAACTGGCCCAGCCACAGCTCCCTCTTCGGGGCCGTCGACCTGGCCGGTATCCCCAAGGATCGTTTTTACCTCTACCGCAGCCACTGGAACAAGGAGGCGGAAACCCTTCACATCCTGCCCCACTGGAACTGGGAAGGACGTGAAGGAGAGGTGACCCCCATCTTTGTCTACACCAATCATCCCTCCGCTGAGCTCTTCATCAACGGCAAGAGCCAGGGTGTGCGGACGAAAGACCTCTCCATCCCGCTGGAGGGGAGCTATAGCAAAGAGGCGCAGCAGTCGCTTGAGCGGCAGAAGCGCTACCGCCTGATGTGGATGGATACGAAGTATGAACCGGGTACCGTGAAGGTCGTGGCTTATGATGCTGAGGGCAACGTGGCAGCGACGAAAGAGATGCACACCGCCGGCAAGGCCCACCGACTGGTGCTTGAGGCTGATCGCACTGAAATCACCGCCGACGGCAAGGATCTCTCCTTCATCACTGTCTCGGTGGTCGACCGCCAGGGCAACCCTTGTCCCAACATCAATGAACTGGTCTCCTTCAGCGTGAAGGGTGCCGGCAGCTACCGTGCTGCTGCCAATGGTGATCCCACCAGTCTCGATCTGTTCCACCTGTCGCAGATGCATCTCTTCAACGGTAAGCTGGTAGCCATCGTGGAGTCCTCTCGGCAACCGGGCAAACTCACCTTCGAGGCGAAAGCGAAAGGATTGCGCAAGGCATCGATCGATATCCGCACAAGGTAA
- a CDS encoding fumarate hydratase, translating to MATKPFRYQASFPMSEEKTEYYHLTSEHVSVSQFEDKEILKVSPEGLTLMAQAAFRDVQFLLRPDHQEQVAQILSDPEASENDKYVALTFLRNAEISAKGILPFCQDTGTAIIMGKKGQRVWTDDNDEEALSRGVYNTYVNENLRYSQNAALNMYDEVNTGTNLPAQIDLYATEGEEYKFLCIAKGGGSANKTYLYQETKALLTPGRLEEYLIEKMKSLGTAACPPYHLAFVIGGTSAEANLKTVKLASAKYYDNLPTEGNELGQAFRDIELEERLKKASEELGLGAQFGGKYFAHDVRVIRLPRHGASCPVGMGVSCSADRNIKAKINRDGIWIEKLEDNPARLIPEEYRQAGEGGGVKIDLNRPMEEILAELSKYPVSTRLSLSGTIIVGRDIAHAKLKERIDRGEGLPQYVKDHPIYYAGPAKTPEGYASGSMGPTTAGRMDSYVDLFQSHGGSMIMLAKGNRSQQVTDACKKHGGFYLGSIGGPAAILAQESIKSLECVEYPELGMEAIWKIEVEDFPAFILVDDKGNDFFQVVTQPNCSFS from the coding sequence ATGGCAACAAAACCATTCAGGTATCAGGCCTCTTTCCCCATGTCGGAAGAGAAAACGGAGTATTACCACCTCACGAGCGAACATGTATCGGTTTCGCAATTTGAAGACAAAGAGATACTCAAAGTGTCGCCCGAGGGACTGACACTAATGGCACAAGCTGCCTTCCGCGACGTGCAGTTCCTGCTGCGCCCCGACCACCAGGAGCAGGTGGCACAGATCCTCTCCGACCCGGAAGCAAGCGAGAACGATAAGTATGTGGCGCTCACCTTCCTGCGCAACGCCGAGATATCGGCCAAGGGAATCCTCCCCTTCTGCCAGGATACCGGCACCGCCATCATCATGGGCAAGAAGGGACAGCGTGTCTGGACCGACGACAACGACGAGGAGGCGCTCTCGCGCGGTGTCTACAACACCTATGTGAACGAGAACCTGCGCTACTCGCAGAACGCAGCCCTCAACATGTATGACGAGGTGAACACCGGTACCAACCTGCCGGCACAGATAGATCTATACGCAACCGAGGGCGAAGAGTATAAGTTCCTATGCATCGCCAAGGGAGGCGGCTCGGCCAACAAGACCTACCTTTACCAGGAGACCAAGGCACTGCTCACCCCGGGCCGTTTGGAGGAGTACCTCATTGAGAAGATGAAATCGCTCGGTACGGCTGCATGTCCCCCCTATCACCTGGCGTTCGTCATCGGCGGCACCTCCGCCGAAGCTAATCTCAAGACGGTGAAGCTGGCTTCGGCCAAGTACTACGACAACCTCCCCACCGAGGGGAACGAGCTGGGACAAGCCTTCCGCGACATTGAGCTGGAAGAGCGACTGAAGAAAGCCTCCGAAGAGCTCGGACTGGGTGCCCAGTTCGGCGGCAAGTACTTCGCCCACGACGTGCGAGTGATCCGTCTGCCGCGTCACGGCGCCTCCTGTCCCGTGGGGATGGGTGTCTCCTGCTCTGCCGACCGCAACATCAAGGCGAAGATCAACCGCGATGGAATCTGGATCGAGAAGTTGGAGGACAATCCGGCACGGCTGATCCCTGAGGAGTATCGCCAGGCAGGCGAAGGGGGTGGTGTGAAGATCGACCTGAACCGCCCTATGGAAGAGATACTTGCAGAACTATCCAAATACCCCGTCTCTACGCGCCTCTCGCTGAGTGGTACCATCATTGTGGGACGCGACATCGCACATGCCAAACTAAAGGAGCGTATCGACCGTGGCGAGGGACTGCCCCAGTACGTCAAGGACCACCCCATCTATTACGCGGGACCGGCCAAGACCCCCGAGGGATACGCCTCCGGATCGATGGGCCCCACCACTGCGGGACGCATGGACTCTTACGTGGATCTGTTTCAGTCGCACGGCGGCAGCATGATCATGCTGGCCAAGGGTAACCGCAGCCAGCAGGTAACCGATGCCTGTAAGAAGCATGGCGGTTTCTACCTGGGCAGCATAGGCGGTCCGGCAGCCATCCTTGCGCAGGAGAGCATCAAGAGCCTGGAGTGCGTGGAATATCCCGAGCTGGGCATGGAGGCAATCTGGAAAATCGAGGTGGAAGATTTCCCCGCGTTCATCCTGGTCGATGACAAGGGGAACGACTTCTTTCAGGTGGTGACGCAGCCCAACTGCTCGTTCAGTTGA
- the fumC gene encoding class II fumarate hydratase, producing MNYRIEKDTLGEVKVPADKLWGPQTERSRNNFRIGAPASMPREIIRGFAYLKKGAAYANNELGVLSREKRDLIAKVCDEILEEQHDDQFPLVIWQTGSGTQSNMNVNEVIANRAHQLAGKRVGEGEKTLQPNDDVNRSQSSNDTFPTAMHIAGYKMITEVTLPGLRRLQQTLSAKAEEMAEVVKIGRTHLMDATPLTLGQEFSGYAAQLDYGIRAVEHTLPHLAELALGGTAVGTGLNTPRGYDEAVARYIAAFTGLPFVTAPNKFEALAAHDALVESHGALKQLAVALNKIANDIRLLASGPRSGIGELIIPANEPGSSIMPGKVNPTQAEALTMVCARVIGNDAAITVGGMQGHFELNVFKPVMAAAFLESARLLGDAALSFEQHCASGIEPNHPRIQELLNNSLMLVTALNPHIGYYKAAEIANAAHRNGTTLKEEAVRLGYVTAEEFDRWVRPDEMTHPRE from the coding sequence ATGAACTACAGAATTGAAAAAGACACCCTGGGCGAGGTGAAGGTACCGGCTGACAAGCTCTGGGGGCCACAGACAGAACGATCGCGCAACAACTTCCGCATCGGTGCGCCGGCATCCATGCCACGAGAAATCATCCGTGGCTTCGCTTACCTGAAGAAGGGAGCTGCCTATGCCAACAATGAGCTGGGGGTGCTCTCCAGGGAGAAGCGTGACCTGATCGCAAAGGTGTGTGATGAGATCCTGGAGGAGCAGCACGACGATCAGTTCCCGCTGGTGATATGGCAGACCGGATCGGGCACCCAGAGTAACATGAACGTGAACGAGGTGATTGCCAACCGTGCCCACCAGCTGGCGGGCAAGCGGGTGGGAGAGGGAGAGAAGACTCTGCAGCCCAACGATGATGTGAACCGGTCGCAATCTTCCAACGACACCTTCCCCACAGCCATGCACATCGCCGGGTACAAAATGATCACCGAGGTGACCCTTCCGGGGTTGCGCCGCCTGCAGCAAACGCTGTCTGCCAAGGCGGAGGAGATGGCCGAGGTGGTGAAGATTGGCCGCACCCACCTGATGGATGCCACCCCACTCACTTTGGGGCAGGAGTTCAGCGGTTATGCCGCACAGCTCGACTATGGCATCCGAGCCGTAGAGCACACACTGCCGCACCTCGCCGAACTGGCACTGGGTGGCACCGCTGTGGGCACTGGGCTCAACACTCCTCGTGGTTACGATGAGGCGGTTGCCCGCTACATTGCCGCCTTCACCGGACTGCCCTTCGTTACAGCACCCAACAAGTTTGAGGCGCTTGCCGCACACGATGCACTGGTGGAGTCACACGGAGCACTGAAGCAGCTGGCGGTAGCACTCAACAAGATTGCCAACGACATCCGCCTGCTGGCTTCCGGTCCCCGCAGCGGCATCGGCGAACTGATCATTCCCGCCAATGAGCCGGGCTCCTCCATCATGCCGGGGAAGGTAAACCCCACGCAGGCAGAAGCGCTCACCATGGTTTGCGCACGGGTGATCGGCAACGATGCAGCCATCACCGTGGGCGGCATGCAGGGTCACTTTGAGCTGAATGTCTTCAAGCCTGTGATGGCTGCTGCCTTTCTGGAGAGCGCCCGCCTGCTGGGCGATGCTGCCCTCTCATTCGAGCAGCATTGCGCCTCCGGTATCGAGCCCAATCACCCGCGTATTCAGGAACTGCTGAACAACTCGCTGATGCTGGTCACGGCGCTCAATCCCCACATCGGTTACTACAAGGCGGCCGAGATAGCCAATGCGGCACACCGCAACGGCACCACGCTGAAGGAGGAGGCGGTGCGACTGGGTTATGTGACCGCTGAGGAGTTCGACCGCTGGGTACGGCCGGACGAGATGACCCATCCCCGGGAGTAG